Sequence from the Flavobacterium sp. TR2 genome:
TTCAACAACTTGGAACTTGAAACTTGAAACTTGAAACTTTTTAACTTACTCCTTTGAAGCCAAATATCTTTCAGCATCCAATGCCGCCATACAGCCTGTACCTGCAGCAGTAATTGCCTGACGATATACATGATCTGCAGCATCGCCCGCTACAAAAACACCTTCAACATTTGTTTTAGATGTACCTGGAGTGTTTATGATATACCCCGTTTCGTCAAGCGTAATGTAATCTTTAAAAATATCTGTATTTGGCTTGTGCCCAATTGCAACGAAGAAACCAGTTGCAGGAATTTCGATTGTCTCGCCAGTTGTTTTGTTTAAAGCTTTAACAGCATGAACCACGTTGTTATCTCCCAAAACTTCTACAGTATCGTGATTCATTAAAATCTCAATATTTTCAGTTTTACGAACACGCTCTTCCATAATTTTAGAAGCTCTAAATTTATCGCTTCTCACCAGCATCGTCACTTTTTTACAAAGCTTAGATAAATAATGCGCTTCTTCGCACGCAGAATCTCCCGCTCCAACAATAACAACATCTTGGTTTCTGTAGAAGAATCCGTCACAAACGGCACAAGCAGAAACTCCACCACCCATATTTAAATAGTGCTGTTCTGATGGCAATCCTAAATATTTAGCTGAAGCGCCTGTCGAAATAATTACAGTTTCGCAATGCAATTCGATTGTATCATTAATCCAAACTTTATGAATATCTCCAGAAAAATCAACTTTTGTTGCCCACCCATCACGAATATCTGCACCAAAACGTTTTGCTTGTTCCTGTAGCTGAATCATCATTTCTGGTCCTGTAACTCCATCAACATAACCAGGAAAATTTTCAACCTCATTTGTCGTAGTCAATTGACCGCCAGGCTGCATTCCTTGATATAGTACTGGATTCATGTTAGCTCTGGCTGCATAAATTGCCGCAGTATAACCTGCAGGACCAGAACCTATAATAAGGCATTTAATTTTTTCGATTGTATTTGACATAGTAATAGTTTTTTTGAGTTGCAAATGTAAACTTTATTATAAAAAATACAGACGAAAATAAATCCTAAATAACTATCTCAAAATAAGTTTTATTTATTTTCATTTTTTCCTTTTACAAATCAAATTTATTTATATCTTTGCATCCGCTTTCGGGCACTACAACAAAAATTACATCTTCGGGGTGTAGCGTAGCCCGGTTATCGCGCCTGCTTTGGGAGCAGGAGGCCGCAGGTTCGAATCCTGCCACCCCGACAAAAGTCTTTTCATTTTTTTGAAAAGACTTTTTTTTTGCAATAAACTCAAAATAAAAACATTAGCAAAAGGTTATCGCGTCCCGATTCTGATCGGGAAGGCCGCAGATTCTCCCGAAAGCTTTCGGGACTGCCACCCCGACAAAAGTCTTTTCATTTATTTGAAGAGACTTTTTTTTTGCTTTAAACTCAAATAAAAAACTTTGCTACTTTGTTAGCTATTTCGTAAACATACTAGAAACGAAATAAATAGTATTCGCCACGAATTCACGAATTTTCTTTTTAAACACTTTAGCTAGTATTATTCGAATTAATCCGAACAAATGATAGAAAAGATTTGAAAAAATAATTCGTGAATTCGTGGCAAAAAAATCGTTCCTGCTATTTCTCCATACTTATATAAGAAGGATAAGATTCTTTATTAGGCAAAATAAATTCTTCATCAAAAGGTTGTACCCCTTCTCCATTATTATATGACGCAAGACGTTTTACTCCTGTAGCAGTGCTTCCACCTGTACCATTTATAACATTTTGAATATTTCCAGAACCTGCAAAACGAGTAATGCACATTTTCTCCAATTTCACGTTTGGACTGTTTGGAATTTCAAAACCGTTTTTCTTATTCACATTTCCGTCAGTACCAGTAAAAACAG
This genomic interval carries:
- the trxB gene encoding thioredoxin-disulfide reductase; the protein is MSNTIEKIKCLIIGSGPAGYTAAIYAARANMNPVLYQGMQPGGQLTTTNEVENFPGYVDGVTGPEMMIQLQEQAKRFGADIRDGWATKVDFSGDIHKVWINDTIELHCETVIISTGASAKYLGLPSEQHYLNMGGGVSACAVCDGFFYRNQDVVIVGAGDSACEEAHYLSKLCKKVTMLVRSDKFRASKIMEERVRKTENIEILMNHDTVEVLGDNNVVHAVKALNKTTGETIEIPATGFFVAIGHKPNTDIFKDYITLDETGYIINTPGTSKTNVEGVFVAGDAADHVYRQAITAAGTGCMAALDAERYLASKE